Below is a genomic region from Prochlorococcus marinus str. MIT 0918.
GATACCAATAAGAAGATCTAATCCCTTATAGATTATAGCTCCTTCCTCTAGATGACCACCCCAAACTTTGCAATCTCCATCTGAAAAACTAATGTGCAAATGTACTTTATCTGGAGATATTGTTCCTATTAAGGTAATTACTTCTAAAATTTCTTCAAATATAGTAGGCGATTTCTTGCCAGGACATTGAATAGCAGCTTTTGATAAATCACCTATGACACCTATTATATGGCCTGAACAATCGTTGTTTTTTGCAAAAGACAAAACTGATGTCTTCAGATCATCTCCAGGGGATAATCTTAACGAATGAGTTTCCATTATTTTTAGTATAGAAAAAACAAATTAACTATTAATTCAGATTAACAAACTGCTTTATTCTTCTAAGCGGCGCACAATAAAATACATTGATATCAAAGAAGCAACGAAAACTAAAAGAAGGAATGCAGTCATTATTCAATTATTATCATTTTTATTTTTACACAGCAAGTGGGTAAAATCAATAAAATGTAAAGCAGCTATACATTTGATTTGCCAGTTAATTTATAGCTCAGAAGAAATTAATTTGGATATAGATCTTATATAATAAGACAAATAAAACATTAATCAGTGTATTTACAGACTAAAGCTAAGTACAGAATGCTAGCAAATAGAATAACACTAGCTAGATTTTTTCTTGCCATACCAATTTTAATTGCTTTAACTTTAGATAAAATCTTTATAGCCTGGTTGGTAATTTTGCTAGGAGGTATTCTTGACTGGTTAGATGGATTTTTTGCAAGAAAGGCAGATGGAGGAAATAAATGGGGGGCAATATTTGATCCTTTAGCAGACAAAATATTGTTACTTGCTCCACTTATATGGTTATCAAAAATCGAAATAATACCTTTCTGGTCAGTTTGGATATTATTTAGTAGGGAGCTTTTAATAACCTCGTGGAGGCAAAACGATCATAAAGGGGGACCTGCATCTTTAAGTGGAAAGGCAAAAACTTTATTGCAATTTATATCCGTGATTTTTATATTATGGCCGCCTTTAATTATTAAAGATGAATATCTATTAATTATAAGAACTATCGGAATTATATTTTATTGGTTATCTTTATTATTGGCCTTATATTCAGCGTATAAATATTTCAGGCCTAATTCAATATATCGTCAAGACTAAAATCTGGATTACTTTCCTTATTTAAACAATAATCATTTCTATAAAAATCAGCCAATCCTTCTTCAATACTAACTCTAGGCTCCCAATCAAGATCTTTTTTTATCAACGAAATATCGGTTAGAAAGTGATTAAGTCTTACAGGAAAAATTTTCCTCTCTTTCTTATTTAGTCCTGATGGGTCGAAGACTTTAAAAATCAATTCATTGGGATCCTTTCCACAAGCAATGGCACATATATTAATTAATCCTATAAAAGTAATACCTTCAGAATTTGAGCAATTATAAATCTTATTAAGTGAAGAATTATTTTCTAAAGAAGATACAATTGCTTCTGCTAGATCAGAAACATGTCCTAGTTGCGTAATAGTATTTGCTTCTAATGGTAAAGGGATAGGACGCGAATGAATTATTCGATCAAAAAACCATTTTTCTATAGGATTATAATTACCAGCACCATATATATACGTTGGTCTAAA
It encodes:
- a CDS encoding PCC domain-containing protein yields the protein METHSLRLSPGDDLKTSVLSFAKNNDCSGHIIGVIGDLSKAAIQCPGKKSPTIFEEILEVITLIGTISPDKVHLHISFSDGDCKVWGGHLEEGAIIYKGLDLLIGIPNDYNFQRKPPQFNKNSFVLEIATLPKCPWSSRLLRMLKSTNLTYNIIEVNDDDKFIEISKRSDSSTFPQVFIDNNFIGGYEEFKELYSSGKFS
- the pgsA gene encoding CDP-diacylglycerol--glycerol-3-phosphate 3-phosphatidyltransferase — its product is MYLQTKAKYRMLANRITLARFFLAIPILIALTLDKIFIAWLVILLGGILDWLDGFFARKADGGNKWGAIFDPLADKILLLAPLIWLSKIEIIPFWSVWILFSRELLITSWRQNDHKGGPASLSGKAKTLLQFISVIFILWPPLIIKDEYLLIIRTIGIIFYWLSLLLALYSAYKYFRPNSIYRQD
- a CDS encoding NAD-dependent epimerase/dehydratase family protein encodes the protein MKTLVMGGTRFVGKAIVQKLILKGYDITLFTRGLNPLPSKVTHIKGDRKTEDLEQLKGNRFDVIIDTSGRSREETEKVIANTGHPSHRFIYLSSAGIYKDTEKWPLQENSPIDPNSRHIGKAKTEEWLSSSNIPFTIFRPTYIYGAGNYNPIEKWFFDRIIHSRPIPLPLEANTITQLGHVSDLAEAIVSSLENNSSLNKIYNCSNSEGITFIGLINICAIACGKDPNELIFKVFDPSGLNKKERKIFPVRLNHFLTDISLIKKDLDWEPRVSIEEGLADFYRNDYCLNKESNPDFSLDDILN